The DNA region CGGCCAGCAATACCGATTCCCGTTCGACACCAGCAGCAAAGGCAAGTACCAGTATTTCGACGTGACCACGGGAACCTCGTTCCCGGTGACGTACGTGGAGAACACCGAGATCTCGGACATCAAGACGCTGCATTTCCACGTCGACGTCCCAGAGACAGACCTCGCGCTGGTGAACATGCCGGTCGGGTATGACGAGAAGGAGTGGACGGCTCCGCCTGGCACCACCCTCACCAAGCCGCTGAACTGGTGGAACATTCCGAACAGCCCTGGCGGGCAAGACCAGACGATGCACCGCTTCTACCGCAACGGCATCGACCTCTACGTGGACCCGGAGAGCGGCGTCATCGTGCGCGAGCGCCAAGACCTGCGCCAATACTTCGCCGAGCCGTTCTCGGCCCGCGAAGCGGCCAGCCCGGACCTGAGGAACTTCACGTTGACGATCTTGTCCGGCGTCTTCGACTACAACCAGCAGACCATCGAGGCGACGGTCAAGCAGGCGAAGTCCTACCAAGACGACATCGCGCTGTACGGCCGGACCATCCCCATCGGCTCGGCGGTGCTCGGCTTGGTCCTCCTCGCTGGCGGCGGCGTGATTTATTACCGTCTCACGCGGTAGCCAATGCCCCTGGTCTGGCTCTGGTCCCTGACCCTGAGC from Segniliparus rotundus DSM 44985 includes:
- a CDS encoding DUF3068 domain-containing protein, whose translation is MTQPQPGKAQNLLPLALIAFGAALLAIAVLVPLYSEDELVKASLSDRITLVSPAQSTGEDGPGLSQEFPAQVIDRCSVSSDAAKAAVLQAKATIRTYVTVEEPSTDSTVTYQAGTSVLVSEVKSQGDGQPKTLVPTALQRSASGAPAPKTPWSDGQCDNGLLLATVDRVTVGRHNGLPTAKGLSEVQVEPEQQAHLLPNRSGQQYRFPFDTSSKGKYQYFDVTTGTSFPVTYVENTEISDIKTLHFHVDVPETDLALVNMPVGYDEKEWTAPPGTTLTKPLNWWNIPNSPGGQDQTMHRFYRNGIDLYVDPESGVIVRERQDLRQYFAEPFSAREAASPDLRNFTLTILSGVFDYNQQTIEATVKQAKSYQDDIALYGRTIPIGSAVLGLVLLAGGGVIYYRLTR